TTTGCGAATGTGAAATTGGCAACATGGCTAACGGTAGTTAGCTACCATATAGTGAACCACAGTTTTCGAGAAGTAGCCCATTGGAAGAGTTTAACGGATGTAGCAATGGAGGGTTTATTTGTCTAACTTGGTCATAGTCTTGATACAATGCGTACTTACCTAGCTATTAAACAGTGTTGGGGAAGGAGGCAGATAGTGTAGTGTACGGGGTCCCACATTTAAACCACGCGGCCATCCTCACTGTAGCCAGCAGGAAACGCCGTTTGCAAGCTGCTATAAAATCGCTAGTTACAAAAAGGTGCTGCTAAAACTCATGCATTGCAATTAACTTGTTGGTTAAGATTTATATCATATTTCCGCAAAATGTTCACCCCTTTTCAGATTGCAAATCGTTAGTGAGCTCAGGCAACTTTTGCAATGATTTTCCATCAATGGTCCTGAGAGCAGCAGCTTGTTGAGGGTCAATTTCAAAACCATTAGCTCGTAACTTTGTTTGCTACATTTAAGATGCATCTTTAATTCTTTGTTGGTAATGCGCAGGAAGTTGGTATATACTCTTTAATTTTGACGTCTATTGAACACCAATGTACTGTACCGATCGTCTCAAATATTTTCTGACATTATTGCATTTTTTTCCCTAATAGAAAAAGAGCAACAGGAAGCTATTGAACACATCGACGAAGTTCAAAACGAAATTGACAGGTAAGCCAGTCAAGTTAAGTTAAAATGTTTATGTATCAGAAAAACGAAAGCGTTTAACTGTGATGATGGTGCTTGATGTGCAATCTCTTTTCTCCAGACTGAATGAGCAAGCAAGTGAGGAGATATTGAAAGTAGAACAGAAATACAATAAACTCCGTCAGCCGTTCTTTCAGAAGAGATCAGAACTGATTGCTAAAATCCCCAACTTCTGGGTCACCACATTCGTCAACCATCCACAAGGTGAGCTTCAGCACATCCCTTTGGGCTCTCACAGGATTTTACCACTGGAACCTAGAATATTCAGATTCTGACTTTGTTTTCTTGTTTGTCCCTGCAGTTTCTGCTCTTCTtggggaggaagatgaggaggcaCTTCACTATCTGACCAGGGTGGAGGTTACAGAGTTTGAAGATATCAAATCGGGCTACAGAATAGATTTTGTAAGTGATAATGATTGCCATCATATAGCATTCACAGGATATTGCATTAATGTCTGGACTTTATAGCGTACCTTAAAATGTACTCAATTAAATTGATGTGTTCCAGTATTACGATGAAAATCCATACTTTGAAAACAAAGTCCTTTCCAAAGAGTTCCATCTGAACGAGAGTGGAGACCCATCCTCAAAGTCGACAGAAATCAAATGGAAATCAGGAAAGGTATTTCACGTTAGTATTTTCAAATGTTTGGTAATACTGCAGTCTAT
This sequence is a window from Oncorhynchus keta strain PuntledgeMale-10-30-2019 chromosome 14, Oket_V2, whole genome shotgun sequence. Protein-coding genes within it:
- the LOC118393055 gene encoding protein SET-like; this encodes MSAPAAKVSKKELNSNHDGADETSEKEQQEAIEHIDEVQNEIDRLNEQASEEILKVEQKYNKLRQPFFQKRSELIAKIPNFWVTTFVNHPQVSALLGEEDEEALHYLTRVEVTEFEDIKSGYRIDFYYDENPYFENKVLSKEFHLNESGDPSSKSTEIKWKSGKDLTKRSSQTQNKTGKKRQHEEPESFFTWFTDHSDAGADELGEVIKDDIWPNPLQYYLVPDMDDEEGEGEDDDDDEEGLEDIDEEGDEDDGEEDEEEDDGDDGEDDGEDD